A single region of the Kocuria rosea genome encodes:
- the benA gene encoding benzoate 1,2-dioxygenase large subunit, which yields MTENLTHVREVLSDAVVDDRENGLIRAKREIFTDQEIFELEMKYIFEGNWVYLAHESQIPNVGDYFTTYIGRTPVVITRDKEEKLNCIVNACSHRGAMLCRRKTDNRTTFTCPFHGWTFKNSGELLKVKDGRNGGYPENFNKEGSHDLTKVARFDSYRGFLFGSLNPDVLPLEEHLGDATTVIDSIVDQSPEGLEVLRGASTYTYDGNWKVQAENGADGYHVTSVHWNYAATTARRTAGDSANKTKAMDAGKWGKVKGGFYSYEHGHLLLWQEWTNPQDRPLWDRREELVDKYGEEMANFMINISRNLCLYPNVYIMDQFSSQIRHFRPISADQTEVTIYCIAPRGESQENRSKRIRQYEDFFNATGMATPDDLEEFRSCNKTYWATSAPWNDMSRGAAHEIQGPDEQAQALGMTKVIASGVRTEDEGLYPVQHGFWKDVMDEGLAAEERAAAQSAPVTA from the coding sequence ATGACCGAGAACCTGACCCACGTCCGCGAGGTCCTCTCCGACGCCGTGGTGGACGACCGCGAGAACGGGCTCATCCGGGCCAAGCGGGAGATCTTCACCGACCAGGAGATCTTCGAGCTGGAGATGAAGTACATCTTCGAGGGCAACTGGGTGTACCTGGCCCACGAGTCGCAGATCCCCAACGTGGGCGACTACTTCACCACCTACATCGGCCGCACCCCGGTGGTCATCACCCGTGACAAGGAGGAGAAGCTGAACTGCATCGTCAACGCGTGCTCCCACCGCGGTGCGATGCTCTGCCGGCGCAAGACGGACAACCGCACCACCTTCACCTGCCCCTTCCACGGGTGGACGTTCAAGAACTCCGGCGAGCTGCTCAAGGTCAAGGACGGCCGCAACGGCGGCTACCCGGAGAACTTCAACAAGGAGGGCTCGCACGACCTGACCAAGGTCGCCCGCTTCGACTCCTACCGCGGCTTCCTGTTCGGCTCCCTCAACCCGGACGTGCTGCCCCTCGAGGAGCACCTCGGCGACGCCACCACGGTGATCGACTCGATCGTGGACCAGTCCCCCGAGGGCCTCGAGGTGCTGCGCGGCGCCTCGACCTACACCTACGACGGCAACTGGAAGGTCCAGGCGGAGAACGGCGCCGACGGCTACCACGTGACCTCGGTGCACTGGAACTACGCCGCGACCACGGCCCGCCGCACCGCCGGCGACTCCGCCAACAAGACCAAGGCCATGGACGCCGGCAAGTGGGGCAAGGTCAAGGGCGGGTTCTACTCCTACGAGCACGGCCACCTGCTGCTGTGGCAGGAGTGGACCAACCCGCAGGACCGCCCGCTGTGGGACCGCCGCGAGGAGCTCGTCGACAAGTACGGCGAGGAGATGGCGAACTTCATGATCAACATCTCGCGCAACCTGTGCCTGTACCCGAACGTGTACATCATGGACCAGTTCTCCTCGCAGATCCGCCACTTCCGGCCGATCTCCGCGGACCAGACCGAGGTCACCATCTACTGCATCGCCCCCAGGGGCGAGTCCCAGGAGAACCGCTCCAAGCGCATCCGCCAGTACGAGGACTTCTTCAACGCGACGGGCATGGCGACCCCGGACGACCTCGAGGAGTTCCGCTCCTGCAACAAGACCTACTGGGCCACCTCCGCCCCGTGGAACGACATGTCCCGCGGCGCCGCGCACGAGATCCAGGGCCCGGACGAGCAGGCCCAGGCCCTCGGCATGACCAAGGTCATCGCCTCCGGTGTGCGCACCGAGGACGAGGGCCTGTACCCCGTCCAGCACGGCTTCTGGAAGGACGTCATGGACGAGGGTCTGGCCGCGGAGGAGCGCGCCGCCGCGCAGTCCGCCCCCGTGACCGCCTGA
- the catA gene encoding catechol 1,2-dioxygenase, which produces MTETHAATRKENEGTAVEAGSKATERFTASGKLAKLDVPKERVSLLAGAAIKAINDIAVEHQVTYEEYNALKAWLIKVGTDGEWPLFLDVWLEHTIEDVNSQERPGAVGTIEGPYYVPDSPVLPTPATLQMREDEPGTPLLFKGRFTDTDGNPLQGAQVEIWHADANGFYSQYAPELPEWLFRGTVKADENGYFEINTKRPAPYQIPTDGACGQLIGAAGWHAWRPAHIHIKVSAPGHQLVTQQLYFPGDPHNADDIASAVKPELMLDPKPRTDGGAGEEVVYDYVLAKEGQTK; this is translated from the coding sequence ATGACGGAGACCCACGCGGCAACGCGCAAGGAGAACGAGGGCACCGCGGTCGAGGCCGGGTCCAAGGCGACCGAGCGGTTCACCGCCTCGGGCAAGCTGGCGAAGCTGGACGTGCCGAAGGAGCGGGTGTCCCTGCTGGCCGGTGCGGCGATCAAGGCGATCAACGACATCGCGGTCGAGCACCAGGTCACCTACGAGGAGTACAACGCGCTGAAGGCGTGGCTGATCAAGGTCGGCACCGACGGGGAGTGGCCGCTGTTCCTGGACGTGTGGCTGGAGCACACCATCGAGGACGTCAACTCCCAGGAGCGCCCCGGCGCCGTCGGCACCATCGAGGGCCCCTACTACGTGCCGGACTCCCCGGTGCTGCCCACTCCCGCGACCCTGCAGATGCGCGAGGACGAGCCCGGCACCCCGCTGCTGTTCAAGGGCCGGTTCACCGACACCGACGGCAACCCGCTGCAGGGCGCCCAGGTGGAGATCTGGCACGCCGACGCCAACGGCTTCTACTCCCAGTACGCCCCGGAGCTGCCCGAGTGGCTCTTCCGCGGCACGGTGAAGGCCGACGAGAACGGGTACTTCGAGATCAACACCAAGCGCCCGGCCCCGTACCAGATCCCCACCGACGGGGCCTGCGGGCAGCTCATCGGTGCGGCCGGCTGGCACGCCTGGCGCCCGGCGCACATCCACATCAAGGTCTCGGCCCCGGGCCACCAGCTGGTCACCCAGCAGCTGTACTTCCCCGGCGACCCGCACAACGCGGACGACATCGCCTCGGCGGTCAAGCCCGAGCTGATGCTGGACCCGAAGCCGCGCACCGACGGCGGCGCGGGCGAAGAGGTCGTCTACGACTACGTCCTCGCCAAGGAGGGCCAGACCAAGTAG
- a CDS encoding MarR family winged helix-turn-helix transcriptional regulator — protein MSHPETDEVNWLSDEEQRVWRGFLALSRGMQTAVDRQLSRDSALSGSEYEVLVQLSESSTGVIRSRDLLHELGWERSRLSHLLSRMARRGLLERLPCDSDARGLDVRITPEGRRAIEASAPGHLELVRAALIDHLTREEMDALLSVSGKVLPRLEELGLC, from the coding sequence ATGAGCCACCCGGAGACCGATGAGGTCAACTGGCTGTCCGACGAGGAGCAGCGCGTCTGGCGCGGCTTCCTGGCCCTGAGCCGCGGCATGCAGACCGCGGTGGACCGCCAGCTGTCCCGGGACAGCGCGCTGTCCGGCTCGGAGTACGAGGTCCTCGTCCAGCTGTCCGAGAGCAGCACCGGCGTGATCCGCTCCCGCGACCTGCTCCACGAGCTCGGCTGGGAGCGCAGCCGCCTCTCCCACCTGCTCTCCCGCATGGCCCGGCGCGGGCTGCTCGAACGGCTGCCGTGCGACAGCGACGCCCGCGGCCTCGACGTGCGGATCACCCCGGAGGGGCGGCGTGCCATCGAGGCCTCCGCCCCCGGCCACCTGGAGCTCGTGCGGGCGGCGCTGATCGACCACCTGACCCGGGAGGAGATGGACGCGCTGCTCTCCGTCTCCGGCAAGGTGCTCCCCCGGCTCGAGGAGCTGGGGCTGTGCTGA
- a CDS encoding glutathione S-transferase family protein has product MSQRSTQRSEHSTAGAYVHPGEEFTRDTAYIEDRIVRDPARADVPEGARAWPVEAGRYRLVAARACPWANRTLIVRRLLGLEDALSVGLPGPVHDVRSWTFDLDADGRDPVLGIERLQEAYFARYPDYPRGITVPAVVEIASGQVVTNDFPQITEDLAKEWGAFHREGAPDLWPADLEDEMREVMQRVYTEVNNGVYRCGFAGSQRAHEKAYERLWVAMDWLEDRLSTRRYLMGEHITEADVRLFTTLVRFDPVYHSHFKCSRNKLTEMPHLWGYARDLFQTPGFGDTVDFEQIKQHYFVVHEDINPNQIVPVGPDLANWVSAHGREALGGSPFGAGTAPGPVRPEERVDGRHTPLTV; this is encoded by the coding sequence ATGTCACAGCGCAGCACCCAGCGGTCCGAGCACAGCACCGCCGGCGCCTACGTGCATCCCGGCGAGGAGTTCACCCGGGACACCGCCTACATCGAGGACCGTATCGTCCGCGACCCGGCGCGCGCCGACGTGCCCGAGGGGGCGCGGGCCTGGCCCGTCGAAGCCGGCCGCTACCGGCTCGTCGCCGCGCGGGCCTGCCCCTGGGCCAACCGCACCCTCATCGTGCGACGGCTCCTGGGGCTCGAGGACGCCCTCTCCGTGGGGCTGCCCGGTCCCGTCCACGACGTCCGGTCGTGGACCTTCGACCTCGACGCGGACGGCAGGGACCCGGTGCTGGGCATCGAGCGGCTCCAGGAGGCGTACTTCGCCCGCTACCCCGACTACCCGCGGGGCATCACCGTGCCGGCGGTCGTGGAGATCGCGAGCGGCCAGGTGGTGACCAACGACTTCCCGCAGATCACGGAGGACCTCGCCAAGGAGTGGGGCGCCTTCCACCGCGAGGGCGCCCCCGACCTCTGGCCGGCCGATCTCGAGGACGAGATGCGCGAGGTCATGCAGCGGGTCTACACCGAGGTCAACAACGGGGTCTACCGGTGCGGCTTCGCCGGCTCCCAGCGCGCCCACGAGAAGGCCTACGAGCGGCTGTGGGTCGCCATGGACTGGCTCGAGGACCGCCTCTCGACCCGCCGCTACCTCATGGGGGAGCACATCACCGAGGCGGACGTGCGGCTGTTCACCACCCTGGTGCGCTTCGACCCGGTCTACCACTCGCACTTCAAGTGCTCGCGCAACAAGCTCACCGAGATGCCCCACCTGTGGGGCTACGCCCGGGACCTCTTCCAGACGCCGGGCTTCGGCGACACCGTGGACTTCGAGCAGATCAAGCAGCACTACTTCGTGGTCCACGAGGACATCAACCCGAACCAGATCGTGCCCGTGGGCCCGGACCTGGCCAACTGGGTGTCCGCGCACGGCCGGGAGGCCCTCGGCGGCTCGCCCTTCGGGGCGGGGACCGCGCCGGGCCCCGTCCGGCCGGAGGAGCGGGTTGACGGACGTCACACGCCCCTGACCGTCTGA
- a CDS encoding HpcH/HpaI aldolase/citrate lyase family protein: MAPYRNQRAAALPARLSRSWLLTSAADPSVFPAALASEADSVVFDIEDAIPAEGKDQARQNVVEAFEAGASAWVRINDITTPYWEQDLAALSRVGHLRGIMLAKTEHPDHITKTAMMAPAGTPVVALIESAVGIMNANDIARAPGVFRLAFGVGDFRRDTGVSADPLALAFARSSLVVASRVGELPGPIDGPTLGASEEGLAEACAVTQSMGMTGKLCLDPQQTDGINRHLAPSEQEITWARELITQHDSGHVVGDGSYLPRLARARKVSELAQTYGLWNR; encoded by the coding sequence GTGGCCCCCTACCGCAACCAGCGCGCCGCCGCGCTGCCCGCCCGCCTGTCCCGCTCCTGGCTGCTCACCTCGGCCGCCGACCCGTCCGTCTTCCCCGCGGCCCTCGCCTCCGAGGCGGACTCCGTGGTCTTCGACATCGAGGACGCCATTCCCGCCGAGGGCAAGGACCAGGCCCGGCAGAACGTCGTCGAGGCCTTCGAGGCCGGGGCGAGCGCGTGGGTGCGGATCAACGACATCACCACGCCGTACTGGGAGCAGGACCTCGCCGCGCTCAGCCGGGTCGGCCACCTGCGCGGGATCATGCTGGCCAAGACGGAGCACCCCGACCACATCACCAAGACGGCCATGATGGCCCCGGCCGGCACCCCCGTGGTGGCGCTCATCGAGTCGGCGGTGGGGATCATGAACGCCAACGACATCGCCCGCGCCCCGGGCGTGTTCCGGCTCGCCTTCGGGGTCGGCGACTTCCGCCGGGACACCGGCGTCAGCGCGGACCCCCTGGCGCTCGCGTTCGCGCGCTCGAGCCTCGTGGTGGCCTCCCGGGTGGGGGAGCTGCCCGGTCCCATCGACGGGCCGACCCTGGGCGCCTCCGAGGAGGGCCTCGCCGAGGCGTGCGCCGTGACACAGTCCATGGGCATGACCGGCAAGCTGTGCCTGGACCCGCAGCAGACCGACGGGATCAACCGCCACCTCGCTCCGAGCGAGCAGGAGATCACCTGGGCCCGCGAGCTCATCACGCAGCACGACTCCGGGCACGTGGTGGGCGACGGCAGCTATCTGCCCCGCCTGGCCCGGGCCCGCAAGGTCTCCGAGCTGGCGCAGACCTACGGTCTCTGGAACCGCTGA
- a CDS encoding HAD family hydrolase — protein MTSFPAPTPSPPTSSPELPAPAPGWAPACVVFDCDGILMDTEANWARVQRAVSERYGLEFTEAMERRMMGWSAADVATAIAEAARADRAAVHADVLRTEEETLTGHIVPLPGALETVRAFAERLPVAVASNSTSTILGVKLEEAGFAPHLSTWVSSEDVPRGKPAPDIYTEAVRRLGFAPGEALAVEDSVVGATSAVAAGLVVVAVPSVPDGDPVPAHHRAATLTDPVFRELMTRWLG, from the coding sequence ATGACGTCCTTCCCCGCCCCCACGCCGTCGCCGCCCACGTCCTCCCCCGAGCTGCCGGCGCCCGCCCCCGGGTGGGCCCCGGCGTGCGTGGTCTTCGACTGCGACGGCATCCTCATGGACACGGAGGCGAACTGGGCCCGGGTCCAGCGCGCCGTCTCGGAGCGCTACGGGCTCGAGTTCACCGAGGCCATGGAGCGCCGGATGATGGGCTGGTCCGCGGCGGACGTCGCCACGGCGATCGCCGAGGCCGCCCGGGCCGACCGCGCCGCGGTCCACGCAGACGTGCTGCGCACCGAGGAGGAGACGCTGACCGGGCACATCGTGCCCCTGCCGGGCGCGCTCGAGACGGTGCGCGCGTTCGCCGAGCGGCTGCCCGTGGCCGTGGCCAGCAACTCCACGAGCACGATCCTCGGCGTGAAGCTGGAGGAGGCCGGCTTCGCCCCCCACCTCAGCACCTGGGTCTCCTCCGAGGACGTGCCGCGCGGCAAGCCGGCCCCGGACATCTACACCGAGGCGGTGCGGCGGCTGGGCTTCGCCCCGGGTGAGGCCCTGGCCGTGGAGGACTCCGTGGTGGGCGCGACCTCGGCCGTGGCGGCGGGACTGGTGGTCGTGGCCGTGCCGTCCGTCCCGGACGGGGACCCCGTGCCCGCCCACCACCGGGCCGCGACGCTGACGGACCCCGTGTTCCGGGAGCTCATGACCCGCTGGCTGGGCTGA